Proteins from a single region of Candidatus Binatia bacterium:
- a CDS encoding methylmalonyl-CoA mutase family protein, with product MSLDNLKMTIEPSGERAARDGATFDQQRHRWEQASAKGRPRRGPGSGATDRTISDVPLKKLYEPRDVADLDLARDLAWPGEYPYTRGIHPNGYRDRLWTMRQFAGFGTAAQTNERYHFLLEHGQHGLSVAFDMPTLMGYDSDAPQSRGEVGKCGVAIDSLADMELLFDGIDMGEITTSMTINGPACIALAQYIAAAEKKGTSRARLGGTIQADILKEYIAQKEWIFPPRPHMRIIVDMIDFCTREMPKWNTISISGYHIREAGSTAAQELAFTLADGFAYVEACTAAGMDVDSFAPRLSFFFNSHIDFFEEIAKFRAARRIYARHMREKYGARNPRSWQLRFHTQTAGCSATAQQPENNIVRVAYEAMAAVLGGTQSLHTNSMDEVLALPTEKSVEIALRTQQVLAYETNVTNVVDPLGGSYFIEALTDEMERQAESYFAQIAEYGGVIEAIESGFFQREIADASYRYQRSIETKDRVIVGVNAFVKEDRREGIELLKITEEMEREQAGAVREVRERRDAALVPIALERLQAACADPSDNLMPHLIDCVNAYCTEGEIVDAMAQVYGRYTEAAVL from the coding sequence ATGTCCTTGGATAACCTCAAGATGACGATCGAGCCATCGGGCGAGCGCGCAGCGCGAGACGGCGCGACGTTCGACCAGCAGCGCCACCGTTGGGAGCAGGCGTCGGCGAAGGGGCGGCCGCGGCGGGGGCCGGGTTCTGGCGCTACCGACCGGACGATCTCGGACGTTCCGCTGAAGAAACTCTACGAACCGCGCGACGTAGCCGACCTTGATCTGGCGCGCGACCTGGCCTGGCCCGGCGAATATCCCTACACGCGCGGGATCCATCCCAATGGTTATCGCGATCGGCTGTGGACGATGCGCCAGTTCGCGGGCTTCGGCACGGCCGCGCAGACGAACGAGCGGTATCACTTCCTGCTCGAGCACGGTCAGCACGGGCTCTCGGTCGCGTTCGACATGCCGACGCTGATGGGCTACGACTCCGACGCGCCGCAGTCGCGTGGCGAGGTGGGGAAGTGCGGCGTCGCGATCGACTCCCTCGCCGACATGGAGCTGCTCTTCGACGGCATCGACATGGGCGAGATCACGACCTCGATGACGATTAACGGGCCCGCGTGCATCGCGCTCGCCCAGTACATTGCTGCGGCCGAGAAGAAGGGCACCTCGCGCGCGAGGCTCGGCGGCACGATCCAGGCCGACATCCTCAAAGAGTACATCGCGCAGAAGGAGTGGATCTTTCCACCGCGGCCGCACATGCGGATCATCGTCGACATGATCGACTTCTGTACGCGCGAGATGCCGAAGTGGAACACGATCTCGATCTCCGGCTATCACATTCGAGAGGCCGGATCGACGGCGGCGCAGGAGCTGGCGTTCACGCTCGCCGACGGCTTCGCCTACGTTGAGGCGTGCACGGCCGCCGGCATGGACGTCGATTCGTTTGCCCCGCGGCTCTCGTTCTTCTTCAACTCGCACATCGACTTCTTCGAAGAGATCGCCAAGTTCCGCGCGGCGCGGAGGATCTATGCGCGCCACATGCGCGAGAAATACGGCGCCCGCAATCCGCGTTCGTGGCAACTCCGTTTCCACACGCAGACGGCCGGCTGCAGTGCGACGGCTCAGCAGCCGGAAAATAACATCGTACGCGTGGCATACGAGGCGATGGCCGCGGTGCTCGGAGGCACGCAGTCGCTGCACACGAACTCGATGGACGAAGTCCTTGCGCTTCCGACCGAGAAATCGGTCGAGATCGCGCTGCGCACCCAGCAGGTCTTGGCCTACGAGACAAACGTGACCAACGTCGTGGACCCACTGGGCGGTTCGTACTTCATCGAGGCGCTGACCGATGAGATGGAACGGCAGGCCGAGTCGTACTTCGCTCAGATCGCCGAGTACGGCGGCGTGATCGAGGCGATCGAGTCCGGCTTCTTCCAGCGTGAGATCGCCGATGCGAGCTATCGCTATCAGCGCTCGATCGAGACGAAAGACCGGGTCATCGTGGGCGTCAATGCCTTCGTCAAAGAGGATCGGCGCGAGGGAATCGAGCTCCTGAAGATCACCGAGGAGATGGAGCGCGAGCAGGCCGGCGCGGTGCGCGAGGTGCGCGAACGCCGCGACGCCGCGCTCGTGCCGATCGCTCTGGAGCGCCTGCAGGCGGCCTGCGCGGATCCAAGCGACAACCTGATGCCGCATCTGATCGATTGCGTCAACGCCTACTGCACCGAGGGAGAAATCGTCGACGCGATGGCCCAGGTGTACGGGCGCTACACCGAAGCGGCAGTGCTCTGA
- a CDS encoding cobalamin B12-binding domain-containing protein, with product MNDRPLRVVIAKAGLDGHDRGAKVIARALRDAGMEVVYTGLFQTPEQIVQTAIQEDADGIGLSILSGAHMTLFPLVVEQLRAQDAGDIVFFGGGTIPAEDAQRLREVGVREIFTPGAPLQDIIDFVRRECGKRRALVG from the coding sequence ATGAACGATCGGCCGCTTCGCGTCGTCATCGCTAAGGCCGGGCTCGACGGCCACGACCGCGGCGCCAAGGTCATCGCGAGGGCGTTGCGCGATGCCGGCATGGAGGTCGTGTACACGGGACTCTTTCAGACGCCGGAGCAGATCGTTCAGACGGCGATCCAGGAAGATGCCGACGGCATCGGGCTCTCGATCCTGTCCGGCGCGCACATGACGCTGTTCCCGCTCGTGGTAGAGCAGCTCCGCGCGCAGGACGCCGGCGACATCGTCTTTTTCGGGGGCGGCACGATCCCCGCCGAGGACGCGCAGCGTCTGCGCGAGGTCGGCGTGCGCGAGATATTCACGCCCGGCGCGCCGCTGCAGGACATCATCGATTTCGTCCGGCGCGAGTGCGGCAAGCGTAGAGCCCTCGTCGGTTAG
- the gltX gene encoding glutamate--tRNA ligase translates to MPRVRTRVAPSPTGDPHVGTAYVALVNYCFAKKHGGEFVLRIEDTDQARSTAESERTILETLRWCGLSWDEGPDVGGPHGPYRQSERSNIYREYAAKLLAEGHAFKCFCTPGRLEQMRVAQRAAGQPSRYDGLCLTNSPEEIAAREAAGEPYVVRLRVPDEGVCVVDDLRRGPVEFEYKSVDMQVLMKSDGLPTYHLANVVDDHLMEITHVFRGEEWLSSAPKHLLLYSYFGWEPPKLLHLPLLRNPDKSKLSKRKNPTGILFFRAMGYLPEALVNFLALLANAVREGEDELMDLPAIVRRFEIEHIPTGGPVFDLAKLGWLNGRYIRERLDPQTFVRRVEEWAVSPERLTRLAQLVAPRIERFSDLGPLLAFLFSGRLALRAEDLRRAKLDDVEMRKAFILALSELDALPVWDALGIEAVINRVAEALGKKTRDVARPFYVAITGSPTSIPLFDSMELLGRDLVRERLRAALALLGVPQ, encoded by the coding sequence GTGCCGCGGGTTCGGACGCGCGTCGCGCCGTCGCCGACGGGCGATCCTCACGTAGGGACCGCATACGTCGCGCTCGTCAACTATTGCTTCGCGAAGAAGCACGGCGGCGAGTTCGTCCTGCGCATCGAGGACACCGATCAGGCGCGCAGCACGGCGGAGAGCGAGCGCACCATCCTGGAGACGCTGCGCTGGTGCGGACTCTCCTGGGATGAAGGCCCTGACGTCGGCGGCCCGCACGGGCCGTATCGTCAGAGCGAGCGCTCGAACATCTACCGCGAATACGCCGCGAAGCTGCTCGCGGAAGGACATGCTTTCAAGTGTTTTTGCACGCCCGGGCGCCTCGAGCAGATGCGCGTCGCGCAGCGGGCCGCCGGTCAGCCGTCGCGCTACGACGGCCTGTGCCTCACCAATTCGCCCGAGGAGATCGCCGCGCGCGAGGCGGCCGGCGAGCCCTACGTCGTGAGGCTGCGCGTCCCCGACGAGGGCGTCTGTGTCGTCGACGACCTGCGCCGCGGGCCGGTTGAGTTCGAGTACAAGAGCGTCGACATGCAAGTCCTCATGAAGTCCGACGGTCTGCCGACGTATCACCTGGCCAACGTCGTGGACGATCATCTCATGGAGATCACGCACGTCTTTCGCGGCGAAGAGTGGCTGTCGAGCGCGCCCAAGCACCTACTACTCTATTCGTATTTCGGATGGGAGCCGCCCAAGCTGCTGCATCTGCCGCTGCTGCGCAACCCGGACAAGAGCAAACTGAGCAAACGCAAGAACCCGACCGGGATCCTGTTTTTCCGAGCGATGGGTTACCTGCCCGAAGCTCTCGTCAATTTCTTGGCCTTGTTGGCGAATGCGGTCCGCGAAGGCGAAGACGAGCTGATGGACCTCCCGGCGATCGTGCGGCGCTTCGAGATCGAGCACATCCCGACGGGCGGCCCGGTCTTCGACCTGGCTAAGCTCGGCTGGCTCAACGGCCGCTACATCCGCGAGCGCCTCGACCCGCAGACGTTCGTGCGCCGCGTCGAGGAGTGGGCGGTGTCGCCGGAGCGGCTGACGCGACTCGCGCAGCTCGTCGCGCCGCGGATCGAGCGCTTCAGCGATCTGGGGCCGTTGCTCGCCTTTCTCTTCTCCGGGCGCCTGGCGCTGCGGGCGGAGGATCTGCGTAGAGCCAAGCTCGACGATGTCGAGATGCGTAAGGCCTTCATTCTGGCGCTCTCCGAGCTCGATGCCCTGCCGGTGTGGGACGCGCTCGGCATCGAGGCCGTCATCAACCGCGTCGCCGAGGCGCTCGGGAAGAAGACCCGCGACGTTGCGCGTCCGTTTTACGTCGCGATCACCGGCAGCCCGACGTCGATCCCGCTCTTCGACTCGATGGAGCTGCTCGGGCGCGATCTCGTGCGCGAGCGCTTGCGCGCCGCACTCGCGCTCCTAGGGGTTCCGCAATGA
- the glmU gene encoding bifunctional UDP-N-acetylglucosamine diphosphorylase/glucosamine-1-phosphate N-acetyltransferase GlmU, producing MIRAIVLAAGKGKRMKSHRTKVLHEICGRPMLWYVLEALRAGGIGEIVVVVNGELAARIDEFGVAGVLQSERLGTGHAVRVALERLERRGGARIVVACGDMPLVPPELFAAIARSLDGDANAAMALVTAKMPLPSYFGRVVRRANEVERIVEVSDATPTELAIDEMNAGVYAFREDELRDVVTRLGSDNAQGEYYLTDAVASFVGAGKVVRAVPARDHLDVLGINDRTELAQARKEMNARLCARYMREGVTIVDPDTTYLEPELEIGADCVIYPNTTISRLSRLGRDCAVGPNCRLSNARLGDRVTVGESVVTDAGIGDGVTIGPFAHLRGEALLADGVHVGNFVEIKKSSLARGVKVGHLSYLGDATVGEDTNIGAGTITCNFDGEQKNETVVGRDALIGSNTSLVAPVEVGDGALTGAGSVVTKDVPAGERVAGNPARPLPKKNA from the coding sequence ATGATTCGCGCTATCGTCCTCGCCGCCGGCAAGGGAAAACGCATGAAGAGCCACCGCACGAAGGTGCTGCACGAAATTTGCGGGCGCCCGATGCTGTGGTACGTGCTCGAGGCACTGCGCGCCGGCGGAATCGGTGAGATCGTCGTCGTCGTCAACGGCGAGCTCGCGGCGCGGATCGACGAGTTCGGCGTCGCGGGCGTGCTGCAATCCGAACGGCTCGGCACCGGTCATGCGGTGCGCGTCGCGCTCGAGCGGCTCGAGCGACGCGGCGGCGCGCGCATCGTCGTGGCGTGCGGCGACATGCCGCTGGTTCCGCCCGAGCTCTTCGCTGCGATTGCCCGATCGCTGGATGGCGATGCGAATGCGGCGATGGCGCTGGTCACTGCGAAGATGCCGCTTCCGTCGTACTTCGGCCGCGTCGTCCGCCGGGCAAACGAAGTCGAGCGGATCGTCGAGGTGAGCGATGCGACGCCCACGGAGCTCGCGATCGACGAGATGAACGCGGGGGTCTATGCGTTCCGCGAGGACGAGCTGCGCGACGTCGTTACGCGGCTGGGTTCCGACAACGCGCAAGGAGAGTACTACCTCACCGACGCCGTGGCGTCGTTCGTCGGCGCGGGCAAGGTGGTGCGAGCCGTGCCGGCGCGCGATCATCTCGACGTGCTCGGCATCAACGATCGCACCGAACTTGCGCAGGCGCGCAAGGAGATGAACGCGCGGCTCTGCGCGCGCTACATGCGCGAGGGCGTAACGATCGTCGATCCGGACACGACGTATCTGGAACCGGAGCTCGAGATTGGGGCCGATTGCGTGATCTATCCGAACACGACGATTTCCCGGCTCTCTCGGCTGGGCCGCGACTGCGCGGTCGGACCCAACTGCCGTCTATCGAACGCGCGGCTCGGCGATCGCGTCACGGTAGGCGAGAGCGTCGTGACGGACGCCGGGATCGGCGACGGCGTCACGATCGGGCCATTCGCGCACCTCCGCGGCGAGGCGCTGCTTGCCGACGGCGTGCACGTGGGCAACTTCGTCGAGATCAAGAAGTCGAGCCTGGCGCGCGGCGTGAAGGTCGGCCACCTCTCGTACCTCGGCGATGCGACGGTCGGCGAGGACACCAACATCGGCGCCGGTACGATCACGTGCAACTTCGATGGCGAACAGAAGAACGAAACCGTCGTGGGCCGCGACGCGCTGATTGGCTCGAACACGTCGCTCGTCGCGCCCGTGGAGGTCGGCGACGGCGCTCTGACCGGTGCCGGCTCCGTGGTGACCAAGGACGTTCCGGCCGGCGAGCGCGTCGCCGGAAATCCCGCCCGCCCGCTGCCAAAGAAGAATGCCTGA
- the pth gene encoding aminoacyl-tRNA hydrolase encodes MRQSSPSRRLVVGLGNPGKEYAATRHNLGFMVVDEVARRHGVANWKRKDAAMQALASSRGVVFVKPTTYMNLSGTPIRLISSWYRVPPQGVLVISDDMDLPFGKLRMRRSGGHGGHNGLRSVIATIGEDFPRIRVGVGRPEFDSVDHVLGPFDEAERRAIPEIVGAAADGVELWIGGDDEAAMRFVNGYIRPEPG; translated from the coding sequence CTGAGACAGAGTAGCCCGAGCCGAAGGCTCGTCGTCGGTCTCGGGAATCCGGGAAAAGAGTACGCCGCAACGCGTCACAACCTCGGCTTCATGGTCGTCGACGAGGTGGCGCGGCGTCACGGCGTCGCGAACTGGAAACGCAAGGACGCCGCGATGCAGGCGCTCGCTTCAAGTCGCGGCGTCGTCTTCGTCAAGCCGACGACGTACATGAATCTCTCCGGAACTCCGATTCGACTGATCTCGTCGTGGTATCGCGTGCCCCCGCAAGGGGTGCTGGTGATCAGCGACGACATGGACCTGCCGTTCGGAAAGCTGCGCATGCGGCGCAGCGGCGGTCACGGCGGTCACAACGGCCTGCGCTCGGTCATCGCGACGATCGGCGAAGATTTTCCGCGCATCCGAGTGGGCGTCGGGCGCCCCGAGTTCGACAGCGTCGATCACGTGCTCGGGCCGTTCGACGAGGCCGAGCGCCGCGCGATTCCCGAGATCGTCGGCGCGGCCGCCGACGGCGTCGAACTCTGGATCGGGGGCGACGACGAGGCGGCGATGCGCTTCGTTAACGGTTACATCCGTCCGGAACCCGGTTGA
- a CDS encoding 50S ribosomal protein L25, whose amino-acid sequence MPNKDLQLSVQPRERLGTTGAHALRAQGKIPAVVYGHGNVPEHIAVDAHAFEELLHHGGRNAIITLTDGGRKRQTALVRQIQLHPVSRHILHADLQRVSADETIDTRLPIVTIGVADGVRNAGAVMDVVVHELEVEGPANRIPENLEVDVTELGVHEHVTAADVPLPTGFKLLTPPETVVVSIEPSRTARELEEAAAPAVVEEVTEPEVIGAEPTSPETE is encoded by the coding sequence ATGCCCAACAAGGACCTGCAACTCTCGGTTCAGCCGCGCGAGCGCCTGGGCACGACCGGTGCGCACGCACTGCGCGCCCAAGGCAAGATCCCGGCGGTCGTATACGGCCACGGCAACGTGCCGGAACACATCGCCGTCGACGCGCACGCGTTCGAAGAGCTGCTGCATCACGGCGGGCGCAATGCGATCATCACGCTGACCGACGGTGGACGCAAGCGCCAGACGGCGCTCGTGCGCCAGATCCAGCTGCATCCGGTTTCGCGCCACATCCTTCATGCCGACCTTCAGCGCGTATCGGCCGACGAGACGATCGACACGCGTCTCCCGATCGTCACGATCGGTGTCGCCGACGGCGTGCGGAACGCCGGCGCCGTCATGGACGTCGTCGTTCACGAGCTCGAGGTCGAGGGCCCGGCGAACCGCATCCCGGAGAACCTCGAGGTCGACGTGACGGAGCTCGGCGTGCACGAGCACGTCACCGCGGCCGACGTGCCGCTTCCGACCGGATTCAAACTGCTCACGCCGCCCGAGACCGTCGTCGTCTCGATCGAGCCGTCGCGCACCGCGCGCGAGCTCGAAGAAGCGGCCGCCCCGGCCGTGGTCGAGGAGGTTACCGAGCCGGAGGTCATCGGCGCCGAGCCCACGTCGCCTGAGACAGAGTAG
- a CDS encoding ribose-phosphate pyrophosphokinase translates to MNQPPLLFAGNSNPQLAEEIAKRLRLHVGKALVSEFRNEETRIEIGENVRGSEVFVVQSICKAPNGKGVNDAVMELLLMIDALRRASAARITAVIPYYGYAKQDKKTKGREPISAKVIANLLKVTGARRIVTMDLHAAQIQGFFDIPVDNLMAMPVLCNYLKKEGLCDDKIVIVSPDAGGVHRAELFAKRLGSSLAIVFKRRPEPDVAEVTDIVGEVAGKVAVVVDDMISTGGTLAKAAGAIKSRGATRVFTVASHGIFAGEAVEVLEQSEIEKVLITNTIPFENAADHPKFVQLSIAQVFADAISRITTNRSVSELFAGDEPANGVLGAPPEAVAAV, encoded by the coding sequence GTGAACCAGCCACCGCTTCTTTTCGCCGGAAACTCCAATCCGCAGCTCGCCGAGGAGATCGCGAAGCGCCTGCGCCTGCACGTCGGCAAGGCACTGGTTTCGGAGTTCCGCAACGAGGAGACGCGCATCGAGATCGGTGAGAACGTCCGCGGCTCCGAAGTGTTCGTCGTGCAGTCGATCTGCAAGGCGCCCAACGGCAAGGGCGTCAACGACGCCGTGATGGAGCTCCTTCTGATGATCGACGCGCTGCGCCGCGCCTCGGCTGCGCGCATCACGGCGGTGATTCCTTACTACGGCTACGCGAAGCAGGACAAGAAGACCAAAGGGCGCGAGCCGATCTCGGCCAAGGTGATCGCCAACCTATTGAAGGTCACCGGCGCCCGGCGCATCGTCACGATGGACCTGCACGCCGCTCAGATTCAAGGCTTCTTCGACATTCCCGTCGACAACCTGATGGCGATGCCAGTGCTCTGCAACTACCTCAAGAAGGAAGGCCTCTGCGACGACAAGATCGTCATCGTCTCGCCGGACGCCGGCGGGGTGCACCGAGCCGAGCTCTTCGCGAAGCGTCTGGGCAGCTCGCTCGCGATCGTCTTCAAGCGGCGCCCCGAGCCCGACGTCGCCGAGGTGACCGACATCGTCGGCGAAGTGGCGGGGAAGGTCGCGGTGGTCGTGGACGACATGATCTCGACGGGGGGCACGCTGGCGAAGGCGGCGGGGGCGATCAAGTCGCGCGGCGCGACGCGGGTCTTCACCGTGGCGTCGCACGGCATCTTCGCGGGCGAGGCGGTCGAGGTCTTGGAGCAGTCCGAGATCGAGAAGGTGCTCATCACCAACACGATACCGTTCGAAAACGCCGCCGATCATCCAAAATTCGTACAACTGTCGATCGCGCAAGTGTTCGCCGACGCGATCAGCCGCATCACGACGAACCGCTCCGTCTCCGAGCTGTTCGCGGGCGACGAGCCCGCCAACGGCGTTCTCGGTGCGCCGCCGGAAGCGGTCGCCGCGGTTTAA
- the uvrB gene encoding excinuclease ABC subunit UvrB, with amino-acid sequence MAAEFTLASPFALAGDQPKATEALARGVQSGDHAQTLLGVTGSGKTMAMARTIELVRKPTLVLCHNKTLAAQLCAEFREFFPDNAVEYFVSYFDYYQPEAYVPSTDTYIEKDSSINDEIERLRHSATQSLLTRRDTLIVASVSCIFGLGSPSDYMEMSARVRIGEEMDRDALLRKLVDMQYRRNDLNLVRGTFRVRGDTLEFVGVDEELVHRIEFFGDEIEAINVVNLLTGEYLESKDELLIFPAKHFITPEEKLRRAIVSIEAELEERLAYFRGRGKLLEAQRLEMRTRYDLDMLREVGYCNGIENYSRHLTGREPGSTPWCLIDFFPKDWLIFVDESHVTLPQVHGMYAGDRSRKEVLVEHGFRLPSALDNRPLTYDEFDRHIPQVIYVSATPGSYETGRSAQVVEMIIRPTGLVDPEVEVRPTRNQVDDLMEEIAIRAARQERVLVTTLTKKMAEDLTDYLLENGLRVRYLHSEIDTLERVAILRDLRAGVFDVLVGINLLREGLDLPEVSLVGILDADKEGYLRSGTSLIQTIGRASRNVDGKVIMYADAVTESMARAIGETRRRREMQVEYNREHGIEPKSVRKEIHDILSMVGATEENTAKLRLEKLPRDAAVKMARDLERKMRDAAVNLEFEKAAALRDELIELRRQIGGNESVLFGGKAPKIFDRALAELVGG; translated from the coding sequence GTGGCTGCGGAATTTACCTTAGCTTCCCCCTTCGCGCTAGCCGGGGATCAACCCAAGGCGACGGAGGCGTTGGCTCGCGGGGTCCAGAGTGGCGACCACGCTCAAACGTTGCTCGGGGTCACCGGAAGCGGCAAGACCATGGCGATGGCGCGGACGATCGAGCTGGTCCGCAAGCCGACGCTCGTCCTTTGCCACAACAAGACGCTCGCCGCTCAGCTCTGCGCCGAGTTTCGCGAGTTCTTCCCGGACAACGCTGTCGAATACTTCGTTTCGTACTTCGACTACTATCAGCCCGAGGCGTACGTGCCGTCGACCGACACGTACATCGAGAAGGACAGCTCGATCAACGACGAGATCGAGCGCCTAAGACATTCGGCGACGCAGTCGTTGCTGACGCGGCGCGACACCCTGATCGTGGCCTCCGTTTCGTGCATCTTCGGCCTGGGCTCTCCCTCCGACTACATGGAGATGTCGGCGCGCGTGCGCATCGGCGAGGAGATGGATCGCGATGCCCTGCTGCGCAAGCTCGTCGACATGCAATACCGGCGTAACGACCTCAACCTCGTGCGCGGTACGTTTCGCGTGCGCGGCGACACTCTGGAGTTCGTCGGCGTCGACGAGGAGCTGGTGCACCGGATCGAGTTCTTCGGGGACGAGATCGAGGCGATCAACGTCGTCAATCTGCTGACCGGCGAGTACCTCGAGAGCAAAGACGAGCTGTTGATTTTCCCGGCCAAGCACTTCATCACGCCGGAGGAAAAGCTGCGGCGCGCGATCGTCTCAATTGAGGCCGAGCTCGAGGAGCGGCTCGCGTACTTTCGCGGCCGCGGGAAGCTGCTGGAGGCGCAGCGCCTCGAGATGCGCACGCGCTACGACCTCGACATGCTGCGCGAGGTCGGCTATTGCAACGGCATCGAGAACTACTCGCGTCATCTTACCGGGCGCGAGCCCGGCTCGACGCCCTGGTGCCTGATTGATTTCTTCCCCAAGGATTGGCTGATCTTCGTTGACGAGTCGCACGTGACGCTGCCGCAGGTCCACGGCATGTACGCCGGGGACCGCTCTCGCAAGGAGGTCTTGGTCGAACACGGATTCCGTCTGCCGAGCGCGCTCGATAACCGGCCGCTGACCTACGACGAGTTCGACCGGCACATCCCGCAGGTGATCTACGTCTCGGCGACGCCCGGAAGCTACGAGACGGGCCGCAGCGCGCAGGTAGTCGAGATGATCATCCGGCCTACCGGGCTGGTTGATCCCGAGGTCGAGGTGCGGCCGACGCGCAATCAGGTGGACGACCTGATGGAAGAGATCGCGATCCGGGCGGCGCGCCAGGAGCGCGTCCTCGTCACGACGCTGACGAAGAAAATGGCCGAGGACCTCACAGACTACTTGCTGGAGAACGGCCTCCGCGTGCGTTACCTGCACAGCGAGATCGACACGCTCGAGCGGGTCGCGATCTTGCGCGATCTACGTGCCGGCGTCTTCGACGTGCTGGTCGGGATCAATCTCCTGCGCGAGGGGCTCGATCTGCCGGAGGTATCGCTCGTCGGCATCCTGGACGCCGACAAGGAAGGGTATTTGCGCAGCGGCACGTCGCTGATCCAGACGATCGGGCGCGCCTCACGCAATGTGGACGGCAAGGTGATCATGTACGCCGACGCGGTGACGGAGTCGATGGCGCGGGCGATCGGCGAGACGCGCCGCCGGCGGGAGATGCAGGTGGAATACAATCGCGAGCATGGCATCGAGCCGAAGTCGGTGCGCAAGGAGATCCACGACATCCTGAGCATGGTCGGTGCCACGGAGGAGAACACGGCGAAGCTGCGGCTCGAGAAGCTGCCGCGTGACGCCGCCGTCAAGATGGCTCGCGACCTGGAGCGCAAGATGCGCGACGCAGCAGTGAACCTCGAGTTCGAGAAGGCCGCGGCGCTGCGCGACGAGCTGATCGAGCTGCGCAGGCAGATCGGCGGCAACGAGTCCGTACTCTTCGGAGGCAAGGCGCCGAAGATCTTCGACAGGGCACTGGCAGAGCTCGTCGGTGGGTAA
- a CDS encoding HAD family hydrolase — translation MHLRRIDLVLFDLDDTLHDDTYAYTSAAEEVAREVAAEHGIDALALKSAYVAESEGFWHRLSPLDLKVKLANLRASMWQAALERVGAGGDPELALRSAERYNDYRRKYFTLFPGAVELLRALRERGVKLGIVTNGLSETHREKIALLQIGEYFDAIFLSDEVGMVKPDPLLFAHACRTLGGAPAHGAMVGDRYDRDVRGAMDAGLYTIWLNVRDEELPPGATPPDATCSSIAEAARILLAPAGVS, via the coding sequence GTGCATTTGCGCCGCATCGACCTCGTCCTCTTTGACTTGGACGACACGCTGCACGACGACACCTACGCGTATACCAGCGCCGCGGAGGAGGTCGCTCGCGAGGTCGCGGCCGAGCACGGCATCGACGCCCTGGCGCTGAAGTCCGCGTACGTCGCGGAGTCCGAGGGCTTCTGGCACCGCCTCTCGCCGCTCGACCTGAAGGTGAAGCTCGCCAACCTGCGCGCGAGCATGTGGCAAGCGGCGCTCGAGAGAGTTGGGGCCGGCGGCGATCCCGAGCTCGCGCTTCGCAGCGCGGAGCGGTACAACGACTACCGCAGAAAGTACTTTACGCTCTTTCCCGGCGCCGTCGAGCTGCTGCGTGCGTTGCGCGAGCGCGGCGTCAAGCTCGGCATCGTCACGAACGGCCTCTCGGAGACACATCGCGAAAAGATCGCACTCTTGCAGATCGGCGAATACTTCGATGCCATATTCCTCTCCGACGAGGTCGGCATGGTGAAGCCCGACCCGCTGCTCTTCGCGCACGCGTGCCGGACGCTGGGCGGAGCTCCGGCCCACGGCGCGATGGTCGGCGACCGCTACGACCGCGACGTCCGGGGCGCGATGGATGCCGGGCTTTATACGATCTGGCTCAACGTGCGTGATGAGGAGCTGCCGCCCGGCGCGACGCCTCCCGACGCGACCTGCAGCTCGATTGCGGAAGCCGCCCGCATACTTCTCGCGCCAGCCGGGGTCTCTTAA